A genomic region of Luteibacter aegosomatissinici contains the following coding sequences:
- the tgt gene encoding tRNA guanosine(34) transglycosylase Tgt, which produces MSNLPFELLATDGAARRGRLRFGRGTVETPAFMPVGTYGSVKAMTPRDVRDTGAEIILGNTFHLFLRPGLDIVGAFGGLHKFIGWDRPILTDSGGFQVFSLAHKRKITEEGVTFASPVDGSKVFLSPEVSMKIQTVLDSDVAMIFDECTPYPATEKVASDSMELSLRWAERSRRAFNDLGNPNNLFGIVQGSTYENLRRRSVDQLVDIGFDGYAVGGLAVGEPEAERNHTLDFTLPLLPQDRPRYLMGVGRPEDIVEAVRRGIDMFDCVMPTRNARNGFLFTAEGTLRIRNAKFATDTRVIEEGCDCYACANGFSRAYLRHLDRCNEILGSQLATMHNLRHYQRLMAGLRGAIEAGTLDDFVAAFYAARTKATVDGTL; this is translated from the coding sequence ATGAGCAATCTCCCTTTCGAACTCCTCGCCACCGATGGCGCGGCGCGGCGCGGCCGACTGCGCTTTGGCCGGGGCACCGTTGAGACCCCGGCCTTCATGCCCGTGGGCACCTATGGCTCGGTGAAGGCCATGACCCCGCGCGATGTCCGCGATACGGGTGCCGAGATCATCCTGGGCAACACGTTTCATCTTTTCCTGCGCCCGGGCCTGGATATCGTCGGCGCATTCGGCGGCCTGCATAAGTTCATCGGCTGGGACCGGCCGATCCTGACCGACTCTGGCGGCTTCCAGGTCTTCTCCCTGGCCCATAAGCGCAAGATCACCGAAGAAGGCGTCACGTTCGCTTCGCCGGTCGATGGCTCGAAGGTGTTCCTGTCGCCCGAAGTCTCGATGAAGATCCAGACCGTGCTGGATTCCGACGTGGCCATGATCTTCGATGAGTGCACGCCGTACCCGGCCACGGAGAAGGTGGCCTCGGATTCGATGGAGCTGAGCCTGCGCTGGGCGGAGCGGTCCCGGCGGGCGTTCAACGACCTGGGGAACCCGAACAACCTGTTCGGCATCGTCCAGGGCAGCACCTATGAGAACCTGCGCCGCCGCTCGGTCGATCAACTGGTCGACATCGGTTTCGACGGCTATGCCGTGGGCGGCCTGGCCGTTGGCGAGCCCGAGGCCGAGCGCAACCATACGCTGGACTTCACCCTGCCGCTGCTGCCCCAGGACCGCCCGCGCTACCTGATGGGCGTCGGCCGCCCGGAGGACATCGTCGAGGCGGTGCGCCGTGGCATCGACATGTTCGATTGCGTGATGCCTACCCGCAACGCCCGGAACGGCTTCCTGTTCACGGCGGAAGGCACGTTGCGTATCCGAAACGCGAAGTTCGCCACCGATACGCGCGTGATCGAGGAAGGTTGCGACTGCTACGCCTGCGCCAATGGCTTCAGCCGTGCCTACCTGCGCCATCTGGATCGCTGCAACGAGATCCTGGGCAGCCAGCTGGCCACCATGCATAACCTCCGCCATTACCAGCGGCTGATGGCAGGCCTGCGTGGCGCGATCGAGGCGGGCACGCTCGACGACTTCGTGGCCGCGTTCTATGCGGCGCGTACGAAGGCCACCGTCGACGGCACGCTGTGA
- a CDS encoding flagellar biosynthesis protein, which produces MTQSLPSPRRSVTLRMATPTSNGNTQRIDADGVKALLDRAQLLGLAPHLDPQIATLLAAVRLRDDVPSELYAALAAVVGTLLNATHD; this is translated from the coding sequence ATGACCCAGTCGCTCCCTTCACCGCGCCGCAGCGTCACGCTGCGGATGGCCACCCCTACCAGCAACGGCAATACCCAACGCATCGATGCCGATGGCGTGAAGGCGCTGCTGGACCGCGCACAGCTGCTTGGCCTGGCGCCGCACCTGGATCCGCAGATTGCGACGCTGCTGGCTGCAGTTCGGCTGCGCGATGACGTGCCGTCGGAGTTGTACGCCGCGCTGGCGGCCGTCGTCGGCACGCTATTGAACGCGACGCACGATTAA
- the murL gene encoding UDP-N-acetyl-alpha-D-muramoyl-L-alanyl-L-glutamate epimerase, with amino-acid sequence MTTVLADPRESQRFRFVRHGYADGVAELAYAFDEGPELVERITFPGAPAVPAGREAALAAALRLLHLVAGVSYYKAGIPPSIVVEGEPLDAEGASMFDALYLHGLAEFAYRNRLDLRSRIRFPHNGTAPASAPAIGLPQRSLLPIGGGKDSVVAVEAVKSIGADATATWVGNSPLIAECAARTGLSTLNISRELAPGLFELNRLGAWNGHIPVTAINSAILVVAAVLYGYDSIVFANERSASVATLEYEGQEVNHQWSKGFGFEKTFHDYVHSHVAADLDYCSLLRPWSELAVTSAFARLGGEYFNVFSSCNRNFRILGPKPADRWCGQCPKCHFVFLALAPFMPKPRLLQIFGRNLLDDPDLADAFDALLEYHDHKPFECVGEGAEARAALYALSTRPEWQEDALVARFRREILPQLDASELALEPWLKPGASHLVPARLLGALDALG; translated from the coding sequence GTGACCACCGTGCTCGCCGATCCGCGCGAAAGCCAGCGCTTCCGTTTTGTCCGCCACGGCTATGCCGATGGCGTGGCTGAACTGGCTTATGCGTTCGATGAGGGCCCGGAGCTGGTGGAGCGCATCACGTTCCCCGGTGCGCCGGCCGTACCGGCGGGGCGCGAGGCGGCTTTGGCGGCCGCGTTGCGCCTGCTCCACCTGGTGGCCGGCGTCAGCTATTACAAAGCGGGCATTCCACCGTCGATCGTGGTGGAAGGCGAGCCATTGGATGCGGAGGGCGCGTCGATGTTCGACGCGCTCTACCTGCATGGCCTGGCTGAGTTCGCTTACCGGAACCGGCTGGATTTGCGAAGCCGCATACGGTTCCCGCACAACGGCACGGCACCTGCCTCCGCACCGGCGATCGGTTTGCCGCAGCGGTCGCTGCTGCCCATCGGTGGCGGCAAGGATTCGGTGGTGGCGGTCGAGGCTGTGAAATCGATCGGCGCCGACGCCACGGCGACCTGGGTGGGTAATTCGCCCCTCATCGCCGAGTGCGCCGCACGCACGGGCCTCTCTACGCTGAACATCTCGCGCGAACTGGCACCCGGCCTGTTCGAGCTGAACCGGCTCGGCGCGTGGAACGGACACATCCCCGTCACCGCGATCAACTCGGCGATCCTCGTCGTGGCTGCGGTGCTCTACGGTTACGATTCCATCGTCTTCGCCAACGAGCGCTCGGCGTCAGTCGCCACGCTCGAATACGAAGGCCAGGAAGTGAATCACCAGTGGAGCAAGGGCTTCGGTTTCGAGAAGACCTTCCACGATTACGTGCACTCGCACGTCGCCGCCGACCTGGACTACTGCTCGCTGCTGCGCCCATGGTCCGAGCTGGCGGTGACCAGCGCGTTCGCGCGGCTGGGTGGCGAGTACTTCAACGTGTTTTCAAGCTGCAACCGCAATTTCCGTATCCTCGGCCCCAAGCCGGCGGATCGCTGGTGCGGTCAGTGCCCGAAGTGCCACTTCGTATTCCTGGCGCTGGCGCCGTTCATGCCCAAGCCGCGGCTGCTGCAGATCTTTGGCCGCAACCTGCTGGATGATCCGGACCTGGCCGACGCGTTCGATGCGTTGCTCGAATACCACGACCACAAGCCGTTCGAATGCGTGGGCGAAGGTGCTGAGGCGCGCGCTGCGCTATATGCCCTGTCGACGCGGCCGGAGTGGCAGGAGGACGCCCTCGTGGCGCGCTTCCGCCGCGAGATCCTGCCGCAGCTCGATGCATCGGAGCTGGCGCTTGAGCCCTGGCTGAAGCCGGGCGCATCGCACCTGGTGCCGGCGCGCTTGCTTGGAGCACTGGATGCGCTGGGCTGA
- the yajC gene encoding preprotein translocase subunit YajC, with protein sequence MSPMTYAAIAQAAPAAAPQGALGLSPLIMMAVLFGIFYFMMIRPQMKRQKEHRALLAALAKGDEVVMNGGLAGRIEEVGDAFVKVEIAPGVVVQMQKGAVTQVLPKGSLKKN encoded by the coding sequence ATGAGCCCCATGACGTACGCCGCCATTGCCCAGGCCGCCCCGGCCGCCGCCCCGCAGGGCGCGCTTGGCCTTTCTCCGCTCATCATGATGGCGGTGCTGTTCGGCATCTTCTATTTCATGATGATCCGCCCGCAGATGAAGCGTCAGAAGGAGCACCGCGCGCTCCTGGCCGCGCTCGCCAAGGGCGATGAGGTCGTGATGAACGGCGGTCTCGCCGGTCGCATCGAAGAAGTGGGCGATGCCTTCGTCAAGGTCGAAATCGCCCCGGGCGTGGTCGTCCAGATGCAGAAGGGTGCCGTCACCCAGGTGCTGCCGAAGGGCAGCCTCAAGAAGAACTGA
- a CDS encoding flagellar hook-length control protein FliK — protein sequence MIIQPTSLAAQLWAGAAAGTTAATTQSWAVGTLLAARLLGQTDVGKVLLDIGGMAVEADAAGTSLPQQFQVRVMTQGPQPQLEIVVGNTDERIAMQGLRERLPLQNGYSQLLSVLSALARRPVARVLPEPLRTALATLEASISKPDDVSTPEGMKQAIAKSGAFLEAHLAEPHNEAPAADDFKAALLNLRRALADIPQTRQAMIQAPSRQFTDTPPPLAQRALVAQPRAEELLADEETADGLVSHLRTDVRAALSRVEIGQLESQPHAGLWMVEIPLTGVRGYDVLQLRIEEGKPSQGEPEGMWTVGFAIDPPTLGAVQGEVQLRGSRVSVRLWAQYPETVSRLENEFTTLRRVLEKSKLQLDHFACMHGLPVPTGAYSAVLLEARA from the coding sequence TTGATCATCCAGCCGACCAGCCTCGCCGCCCAGCTTTGGGCCGGTGCGGCCGCGGGTACCACAGCGGCCACCACCCAGTCATGGGCGGTGGGCACGCTGCTTGCCGCCCGCCTGCTCGGCCAGACCGACGTGGGCAAGGTCCTCCTCGATATTGGCGGCATGGCGGTGGAAGCGGATGCGGCGGGCACGTCGCTGCCGCAGCAGTTCCAGGTGCGCGTGATGACCCAGGGTCCCCAGCCGCAGCTGGAGATCGTGGTCGGGAACACGGATGAGCGCATCGCCATGCAGGGCCTGCGCGAGCGGCTACCCCTGCAGAATGGTTACTCGCAGTTGCTCAGCGTGCTTTCTGCCCTCGCCCGTCGGCCGGTCGCTCGCGTGCTCCCCGAGCCGCTGCGCACCGCGCTGGCCACGCTCGAGGCATCGATCAGCAAGCCCGATGACGTAAGCACGCCCGAGGGCATGAAGCAGGCCATCGCCAAGAGCGGTGCGTTCCTGGAAGCCCACCTGGCCGAGCCACATAACGAAGCGCCGGCGGCTGACGATTTCAAGGCGGCGCTGCTGAACCTGCGCCGTGCCCTGGCGGACATCCCGCAGACACGCCAGGCCATGATCCAGGCGCCGTCGCGCCAGTTCACCGATACACCACCCCCTCTTGCCCAGCGCGCGCTCGTGGCGCAGCCGCGTGCGGAGGAACTGTTGGCGGATGAAGAAACCGCCGACGGCCTCGTTTCGCACCTGCGCACCGATGTGCGCGCCGCGCTGTCGCGCGTGGAAATCGGCCAGCTGGAATCGCAGCCACATGCCGGTTTGTGGATGGTTGAAATCCCGTTGACCGGCGTTCGCGGCTACGACGTGCTGCAGCTTCGCATCGAGGAAGGCAAGCCCTCGCAAGGCGAGCCCGAAGGTATGTGGACCGTGGGCTTCGCTATCGATCCGCCGACCCTAGGCGCCGTGCAGGGCGAAGTGCAGCTGCGGGGATCGCGCGTGTCGGTGCGCCTGTGGGCTCAGTATCCCGAGACCGTGTCGCGCCTGGAGAACGAATTCACCACGCTGCGCCGCGTGCTCGAGAAGAGCAAGCTGCAGCTTGACCACTTTGCCTGCATGCACGGGCTACCCGTACCGACGGGCGCGTACAGCGCCGTCCTTCTCGAAGCACGCGCATGA
- the secF gene encoding protein translocase subunit SecF: protein MEIFNHNANFNFLGLRKYSIGLAILLMLGSIGLIVTKGFNYGQDFVGGVAVNVAYQNAVDTNDVRQALTSAGMENPLVQAVGGTREVTVRLQPKDDHGSSGLTGDEAAAKVSADIMAALQKVRPDAVMKSKSFVGPQVGEELRSDGIYAVIFVIVGIMGYLWIRFEKRFAIAALATEVHDVLVTLGIFALTQREFDLTVLASVLAVVGYSINDKVVVFDRVRELFRSSRNATPEEVLNRSINSTLSRTIITSLFTGITMAALFFFGGTAVHGFAITMLIGILVGTLSSIFVASPILLWLGVSKQDLMPRSKEDPALERRP, encoded by the coding sequence ATGGAAATTTTCAACCACAACGCTAATTTCAACTTCCTCGGCCTGCGCAAGTACAGCATTGGCCTTGCCATCCTGTTGATGCTCGGCTCGATTGGCCTGATCGTCACCAAGGGCTTCAACTACGGTCAGGATTTCGTCGGTGGTGTGGCCGTCAACGTCGCCTACCAGAACGCGGTGGATACCAATGACGTCCGCCAGGCCCTGACCAGCGCTGGCATGGAAAACCCGCTGGTGCAGGCCGTGGGTGGCACGCGCGAGGTGACCGTACGCCTGCAGCCAAAGGATGACCACGGGTCCTCGGGCCTGACGGGTGACGAGGCGGCGGCCAAGGTCTCGGCTGACATCATGGCGGCCCTGCAGAAGGTGCGCCCGGATGCGGTCATGAAGAGCAAATCCTTCGTCGGCCCGCAGGTCGGTGAAGAGCTGCGCTCGGATGGCATCTACGCGGTCATCTTCGTCATCGTCGGCATCATGGGCTACCTGTGGATCCGCTTCGAAAAGCGCTTCGCCATCGCGGCGCTTGCGACCGAAGTCCACGACGTGCTGGTGACCCTGGGCATCTTCGCGCTGACCCAGCGTGAGTTCGACCTGACTGTGCTGGCCTCGGTGCTCGCGGTGGTCGGTTACTCGATCAACGATAAGGTGGTGGTGTTCGACCGCGTCCGTGAACTGTTCCGTTCCAGCCGCAATGCCACGCCGGAAGAGGTGCTGAACCGTTCGATCAACAGCACGCTGTCGCGAACCATCATCACCTCGCTGTTCACCGGCATCACCATGGCGGCGCTGTTCTTCTTCGGTGGCACGGCGGTGCACGGCTTCGCCATCACCATGCTGATCGGCATCCTGGTGGGTACGCTGTCCTCGATCTTCGTGGCCAGCCCCATCCTGCTGTGGCTGGGCGTGTCCAAGCAGGACCTGATGCCCCGCTCGAAGGAAGACCCGGCGCTGGAGCGTCGCCCGTAA
- the murD gene encoding UDP-N-acetylmuramoyl-L-alanine--D-glutamate ligase: MRWADLAGKRIAVWGFGREGRAALDALARRLPGTPVDLYVGADEGDVAAAAYPRAGVIATPPDAQALSRYDVVIKSPGISAYKPELLEAQAAGTHFTSGTALWFGGHPGARTIAVTGTKGKSTTSALIAHLARSLGVRTALAGNIGLPLLELDEGDADLWVIELSSFQTGEAMGVDLGVVTSLYEEHLDWHGSRERYVDDKLKLLAASARVLVNGMQPSLLDRALDHPGLNTFGGTAGWHVAEGWIRRGDERVLAAGKVAAPGLHNAINACAALAALELMGLDARAAAPALATFLPLPHRLQPLGERDGLRWINDSISTTPLASLAALESVHDGHVALIVGGHDRGLDWSVFVDAMRKHAPDAIICQGRNGPRIADALEVAGVANVFRATDLAAAVGAARNALHGRGTVVLSPGAPSFDQFKDYADRGKRFAEMAGFEAKAASIQGLGIA, encoded by the coding sequence ATGCGCTGGGCTGACCTGGCCGGCAAGCGCATTGCCGTCTGGGGGTTTGGCCGGGAAGGGCGGGCGGCGCTTGATGCGCTTGCCCGGCGCCTGCCGGGAACGCCCGTCGATCTCTACGTGGGTGCCGACGAAGGGGATGTCGCCGCGGCGGCCTACCCGCGTGCGGGCGTTATTGCGACGCCGCCGGATGCCCAGGCGCTTTCGCGCTATGACGTGGTGATCAAATCGCCGGGCATTTCAGCGTACAAACCCGAGTTGCTGGAGGCGCAGGCCGCAGGTACGCACTTTACGTCGGGCACGGCGCTCTGGTTTGGTGGCCACCCCGGCGCGCGAACCATTGCGGTGACCGGCACCAAGGGCAAGAGCACCACCTCGGCGCTTATCGCGCACCTAGCTCGTTCACTCGGCGTGCGTACGGCGCTGGCCGGCAATATCGGCTTGCCATTGCTGGAACTGGATGAAGGGGATGCCGATCTCTGGGTGATCGAGCTTTCCAGTTTCCAGACCGGCGAAGCGATGGGTGTCGATCTGGGTGTCGTGACCAGCCTGTACGAGGAGCACCTCGACTGGCATGGCTCGCGCGAACGCTACGTGGATGACAAGCTGAAACTGCTCGCGGCGTCCGCGCGCGTGCTGGTCAACGGCATGCAGCCGTCGCTCCTCGACCGTGCGCTCGATCATCCCGGCCTGAATACGTTCGGCGGCACGGCCGGCTGGCACGTGGCCGAGGGGTGGATCCGGCGTGGTGATGAGCGCGTGCTCGCGGCGGGTAAGGTGGCAGCGCCTGGCCTGCACAACGCGATCAACGCCTGTGCTGCCCTGGCGGCCCTGGAATTGATGGGGCTGGACGCACGCGCCGCGGCACCCGCGCTTGCGACCTTCCTGCCGTTGCCGCACCGCTTGCAACCGCTGGGCGAGCGGGATGGGCTGCGCTGGATCAACGATTCGATCAGCACCACGCCGCTGGCGAGCCTTGCCGCGTTGGAAAGTGTGCACGACGGGCACGTTGCGCTCATCGTCGGCGGGCATGACCGTGGGCTGGATTGGTCGGTGTTCGTCGACGCCATGCGCAAGCACGCGCCCGACGCCATCATCTGCCAGGGCCGGAATGGCCCGCGCATTGCCGATGCGCTCGAGGTCGCAGGCGTCGCCAACGTATTCCGTGCCACCGACCTGGCCGCTGCCGTCGGCGCCGCGCGCAATGCGTTGCATGGGAGGGGTACGGTCGTGCTGTCGCCGGGCGCGCCCAGCTTTGATCAATTCAAGGACTACGCGGACCGCGGCAAGCGCTTTGCGGAGATGGCCGGGTTCGAGGCAAAGGCCGCCAGCATCCAGGGCCTCGGCATCGCTTAA
- the secD gene encoding protein translocase subunit SecD produces the protein MSDFPRWKYALVVIVLLVGIVYALPNVFPPQPAVQVSGNRGAAVDASLKSKVEGLLATAKVPAVAVDVNEKDGRLLARFGNADQQAKASDALRVGLGDNYTVALNLASTVPSWLRSINANSMPLGLDLQGGVHFLMEVDQNAMIDAQETRYTDDIRSLLHDKGVQYDSVTRNARGQGVNIVLRTDAERQKAAGLIGSDYPDLLVNDAAAAGNGFALNAVVKPTKLRELSQSVITQNVTTLRQRVNQLGVSEPLIQQQGANQIIVDLAGVQDTAEAKKIIGAVASLQYRAGLYTPQQAMEAARSGSVPPDAKLYFGRDHQPYLLSKKVIASGDELVTATSGRDQQNGTPNVSVTLNAAGARKMQEFTNDNVGKPMAVLYITRTLETKMVDGKEVKTPKITEEVINYANISGPFGKQFQTNGLPSDAEAAELALLLRGGSFAVPVDIVSESVIGPSLGADNIDKGFKAVMLGLGLVLLAAAIYYKLFGLVADVALFFNLVLLVAVMSAIGVTLTMPGIAGIVLTLGMAIDANVLICERIREELRNGSSPLASIRTGYDKAWATILDANVTHLLAALGLMTMGSGPIKGFGVTLFIGILTSMFTSVTVTHAITALIHGGRKLKTLSV, from the coding sequence ATGAGTGATTTTCCACGCTGGAAGTACGCGCTGGTCGTAATCGTGTTGCTGGTCGGCATCGTGTACGCGCTGCCGAACGTCTTCCCGCCCCAGCCGGCGGTGCAGGTTTCGGGCAACCGCGGTGCGGCGGTCGACGCGTCACTGAAGAGCAAGGTCGAAGGGCTGCTGGCTACCGCCAAGGTGCCGGCCGTCGCGGTCGATGTGAATGAAAAGGATGGCCGCCTGCTCGCCCGCTTCGGCAATGCCGACCAGCAGGCCAAGGCGTCCGACGCGCTGCGCGTCGGCCTGGGCGATAACTACACGGTGGCGCTGAACCTCGCCTCCACCGTGCCGTCCTGGCTGCGTTCGATCAACGCCAATTCCATGCCGCTGGGTCTCGACCTGCAGGGTGGCGTGCACTTCCTCATGGAAGTGGACCAGAACGCGATGATCGATGCGCAGGAAACGCGCTACACCGACGATATCCGCTCGCTTCTGCACGACAAGGGCGTGCAGTACGACTCGGTCACGCGCAATGCGCGCGGCCAGGGCGTCAACATCGTGCTGCGTACCGATGCCGAGCGCCAGAAGGCGGCCGGCCTGATCGGCTCCGACTACCCGGATCTGCTCGTCAATGACGCGGCCGCCGCCGGCAACGGCTTTGCGCTGAATGCCGTGGTCAAGCCGACCAAGCTGCGTGAACTGAGCCAGAGCGTCATCACCCAGAACGTCACCACGCTGCGCCAGCGCGTCAACCAGCTTGGCGTGTCCGAACCGCTGATCCAGCAGCAGGGTGCCAACCAGATCATCGTCGACCTGGCCGGCGTGCAGGATACGGCCGAGGCCAAGAAGATCATCGGTGCCGTGGCGTCGCTGCAGTACCGCGCCGGCCTGTACACGCCGCAGCAGGCGATGGAAGCCGCCCGCTCGGGTAGCGTCCCGCCGGATGCCAAGCTGTACTTCGGTCGCGATCACCAGCCGTACCTCCTGAGCAAGAAGGTCATCGCCAGCGGCGATGAACTGGTCACCGCCACCTCGGGCCGCGACCAGCAGAACGGCACGCCGAACGTCAGCGTCACGCTGAACGCAGCCGGTGCGCGCAAGATGCAGGAGTTCACCAACGATAACGTCGGCAAGCCGATGGCGGTGCTCTACATCACGCGTACGCTCGAGACCAAGATGGTCGACGGCAAGGAAGTGAAGACGCCGAAGATCACCGAAGAGGTGATCAACTACGCCAACATCAGCGGTCCGTTCGGCAAGCAGTTCCAGACCAATGGCCTGCCTTCCGATGCCGAAGCCGCCGAGCTGGCGCTGCTGCTGCGTGGCGGTTCGTTCGCGGTGCCGGTGGATATCGTCAGCGAGAGCGTGATCGGCCCCAGCCTGGGCGCCGATAACATCGACAAGGGCTTCAAGGCCGTGATGCTGGGCCTTGGCCTGGTGCTGCTCGCCGCAGCCATCTACTACAAGCTGTTCGGCCTGGTGGCCGACGTCGCGCTGTTCTTCAACCTGGTGCTGCTCGTGGCGGTGATGTCCGCGATCGGCGTGACGCTGACCATGCCTGGCATCGCGGGTATCGTGCTGACGCTGGGTATGGCGATCGACGCCAACGTGCTGATCTGCGAACGCATCCGCGAAGAACTGCGCAACGGCTCGTCGCCGCTGGCCTCCATCCGTACCGGTTACGACAAGGCATGGGCCACCATCCTTGACGCCAACGTGACCCACCTGCTCGCTGCGCTGGGCCTGATGACCATGGGCTCGGGTCCGATCAAGGGCTTCGGCGTCACGCTGTTCATCGGTATCCTCACCTCGATGTTCACTTCGGTGACCGTCACCCATGCCATCACGGCGCTGATCCACGGCGGCCGCAAGCTCAAGACCCTGTCGGTCTGA